A stretch of Coccidioides posadasii str. Silveira chromosome 2, complete sequence DNA encodes these proteins:
- a CDS encoding uncharacterized protein (EggNog:ENOG410PPSI~COG:S~BUSCO:12838at33183): MDPATDSPSISSSLKTSIPAVHACSSTAPSSMNYTPPRGNTPNPRHLAIALHHARHIQARKDTEAAILSYIELLMTLPSDPDADPASPSEEDVSTFKSALVPFQPSDYDNLILERNIDGRCGYTLCPKDHRKEDPKAKFRIVWGPKGSGPGGRGKEMKVVPKEQLEKWCSDKCAERALYVRVQLSEEPAWERIDKKNMNLLLLEEGREGHQIDRKGKQPVTSMPTVEDKFRNLNIGSSIEAEQDALGCPPGRLTVNDGDSSRMLAMERGDSPTIASDKERVPVRIVEKDSTAASAPTLESGSMQGGSIEGFHPQLHPYRPRTETSYDNSLEDDDMLF, from the coding sequence ATGGATCCAGCGACCGATTCTCCTTCGATCAGCTCATCGCTCAAGACCTCGATCCCTGCCGTCCATGCTTGTTCGAGCACCGCTCCTAGCTCCATGAATTACACCCCGCCTCGCGGGAATACCCCCAATCCCCGTCACTTGGCCATCGCACTACACCATGCCCGCCATATCCAAGCTCGCAAAGACACAGAAGCGGCAATTTTATCTTACATTGAACTCCTGATGACCTTGCCTAGCGATCCTGATGCGGACCCCGCTTCGCCATCCGAAGAAGACGTGTCTACTTTCAAGTCGGCGCTGGTCCCGTTCCAGCCGTCAGATTACGATAATTTGATCCTGGAAAGGAACATCGACGGGCGATGCGGTTATACACTTTGCCCCAAAGATCACAGAAAAGAGGACCCGAAAGCGAAATTCCGCATAGTCTGGGGTCCAAAGGGGAGTGGACCAGGCGGGCGTGGGAAGGAGATGAAAGTCGTACCGAAAGAACAATTGGAGAAATGGTGCTCTGACAAATGCGCTGAGCGGGCTCTCTACGTTCGCGTTCAGTTGAGCGAGGAACCGGCCTGGGAAAGGATagacaagaagaatatgaatCTGCTCTTGTTGGAAGAAGGGAGGGAAGGCCACCAGATAGATAGGAAGGGCAAACAGCCCGTTACGAGCATGCCAACTGTGGAAGATAAGTTTCGGAATTTAAACATCGGCTCTTCGATAGAGGCGGAACAGGATGCACTTGGCTGCCCGCCGGGTAGACTGACCGTGAATGATGGAGACAGTTCCAGAATGCTGGCGATGGAACGGGGTGATTCTCCTACAATTGCGTCTGACAAGGAAAGGGTGCCTGTACGCATCGTTGAAAAGGACTCAACAGCAGCGTCCGCGCCAACGTTGGAGTCGGGTAGTATGCAGGGTGGTTCGATTGAGGGATTCCATCCCCAATTGCATCCATACCGCCCACGCACCGAAACATCATATGACAATTCTCTAGAGGACGATGACATGCTCTTTTAA
- the RPS17 gene encoding 40S ribosomal protein eS17 (EggNog:ENOG410PMV6~COG:J~BUSCO:15509at33183), which translates to MGRVRTKTVKKSAKVIIERYYPKLTLDFETNKRICDEIAIIASKRLRNKIAGYTTHLMKRIQRGPVRGISFKLQEEERERKDQYVPEISALDISQTESGQLEVDTDTKDLLKSLGFDSLKVNVVAVGQAQQAERPRRFR; encoded by the exons atgggtcgcgttaGAACGAAG ACAGTCAAGAAGTCCGCCAAGGTCATTATTGAGCGCTACTACCCTAAGCTCACTCTCGACTTCGAGACCAACAAGCGAATTTGCGATGAGATCGCCATCATTGCGTCCAAGCGTCTTCGTAACAAG ATCGCTGGCTACACTACCCATCTGATGAAACGTATCCAACGGGGTCCAGTCCGCGGTATTTCCTTCAAGCTGCAAGAAGAGGAGCGTGAGCGCAAGGATCAATACGTCCCAGAGATCTCTGCTTTGGACATCTCCCAGACCGAGAGCGGTCAACTCGAGGTCGATACTGATACCAAAGATCTCCTCAAGAGCCTCGGT TTCGATTCCCTCAAGGTCAATGTTGTTGCTGTTGGCCAGGCCCAGCAGGCTGAGCGCCCACGCCGCTTCAGAtaa
- a CDS encoding mitochondrial 37S ribosomal protein bS1m (EggNog:ENOG410PG7D~COG:S~BUSCO:6485at33183): protein MAGRLSPTANLLRKSRLFSLPQSLSPPATPTSSSTVVESDTATLPFPIRAAIATPPSSLARGDWGLKRPLPAKSTTESSSSPVVRVNHLDTFEHVTDFESAADHATTLKKWQELFLPLSTVLNTGIPSAAGGGRHLSVFEKSADNTHESKNVDDLNAKRFRFKGPWLAGQTETEFQNYLKSVRKQRPQFLQRLRQVLAERKASESRKALLDRGEPIGERQVSQELSDEEFETALRALRANPEALGPEIHKFLDLATPPNVPDQYLTRRRWTAGPSNISSTEYVTHGPPTTHPSAGLSYLRTKAHMDNHPVVGPQQQPKPVEARVLSAKRAQKLRTVIGVGGIVVDDLKSQGWRQNRSLGGPVGPDPDAPGGSKYWVKAERAAIRSDGRVELQVGRPSEAAKSLIGVSDAQQSSVSLPKNLFRSVPRLDT from the coding sequence ATGGCGGGCCGATTGTCTCCAACGGCGAATTTGCTTCGCAAGTCCCGTCTCTTCTCCTTACCCCAGAGCCTGTCGCCTCCTGCTACTCCCACCTCTTCTTCTACCGTCGTTGAATCCGACACGGCAACACTCCCTTTTCCGATCCGCGCTGCCATTGCAACACCACCTTCATCATTAGCAAGAGGCGATTGGGGCCTCAAGAGACCCCTACCGGCGAAGTCCACGACCGAGAGCTCATCATCCCCCGTCGTTCGCGTCAATCACTTAGATACTTTCGAGCATGTCACGGATTTTGAATCCGCTGCCGATCACGCTACCACGCTGAAAAAATGGCAAGAACTTTTTCTTCCGCTGTCAACCGTGCTGAATACCGGTATTCCATCTGCTGCCGGGGGCGGGCGACATTTAAGCGTTTTTGAGAAAAGTGCAGATAACACCCACGAGAGCAAGAATGTCGATGATCTAAACGCAAAACGATTCAGATTCAAGGGGCCGTGGCTGGCAGGTCAGACGGAAACTGAATTTCAGAATTATCTAAAATCCGTTAGAAAGCAAAGACCCCAGTTTCTGCAGAGGCTACGTCAGGTCCTTGCAGAACGAAAGGCCTCGGAATCCCGAAAAGCCCTTTTAGATCGGGGTGAACCCATTGGAGAGCGTCAGGTGTCGCAAGAACTGAGCGACGAGGAGTTCGAAACAGCTCTGAGAGCTTTGCGCGCAAATCCTGAGGCCCTCGGCCCAGAAATTCACAAGTTCCTGGATCTGGCCACGCCGCCGAATGTACCTGATCAATACCTCACGCGACGTCGCTGGACCGCTGGACCGTCAAACATATCTTCTACCGAATATGTAACGCATGGCCCTCCAACAACACATCCTTCTGCGGGCCTATCCTACCTTCGCACTAAGGCGCATATGGACAACCACCCAGTTGTCGGACCGCAACAGCAACCCAAACCAGTCGAGGCTCGTGTTCTAAGCGCAAAGAGGGCTCAAAAATTACGAACTGTGATTGGTGTTGGTGGAATTGTTGTCGATGATCTTAAATCGCAGGGATGGAGACAAAATAGGTCGCTTGGGGGACCTGTCGGTCCTGATCCGGATGCTCCTGGTGGCTCTAAGTATTGGGTTAAGGCTGAAAGAGCCGCTATACGATCAGACGGCAGAGTTGAGCTACAGGTTGGGCGGCCATCCGAAGCAGCTAAGTCTCTTATCGGAGTATCCGACGCACAACAGTCGTCGGTTTCTTTGCCAAAGAACCTCTTTAGATCCGTCCCTCGGCTTGACACTTGA